Proteins encoded by one window of Halomonas sp. Bachu 37:
- the urtA gene encoding urea ABC transporter substrate-binding protein — protein MTLFQRKTHPTFQRKTQPSHFASALLAAAVMGAGSQAMAQDEDPIKVGILHSLSGTMAISETVLKDTVEMLIEKQNEEGGLLGRQIEAVVVDPASNWPLFAERARELLAQEEVDVIFGNWTSVSRKAVLPVVEELNGLLFYPVQYEGEESSENVFYTGAAPNQQAIPAVNYLHDQVGVERWVLAGTDYVYPRTTNRILEAYLQEEFGVAEADIMVSYTPFGHSDWQNIVSDIRRFGSEGKKTAVVSTINGDANVPFYRELANQGIDAADIPVVAFSVGEQELSGIDTAPLVGHLAAWNYFMSVDTDTNYDFIDAWIEHTDDEMSVTNDPMEAHYIGFNMWAEAVRKAGTVEVDAVKDAIIGVSVPNLSGGYAAMMPNHHITKPVLIGEIQDNGQFDVVWQTPSTVAGDAWSDYLPGSRDLISDWRAPMRCGNFNVANGSCGGSTAAEEAEAALAE, from the coding sequence GTGACTTTATTCCAACGCAAGACGCACCCGACATTCCAACGCAAGACACAGCCGAGCCATTTTGCCTCCGCATTACTGGCCGCTGCTGTCATGGGCGCCGGTTCCCAGGCCATGGCCCAGGATGAAGACCCCATCAAGGTAGGCATCCTGCACTCGCTCTCCGGCACCATGGCGATCAGCGAGACGGTCCTCAAGGATACCGTCGAAATGTTGATCGAAAAGCAGAACGAAGAGGGCGGCCTGTTGGGGCGCCAGATCGAGGCGGTGGTCGTCGATCCGGCTTCCAACTGGCCGCTGTTCGCCGAGCGTGCCCGTGAGCTGCTGGCCCAGGAAGAAGTGGACGTGATCTTCGGCAATTGGACCTCGGTCTCGCGCAAGGCGGTGCTGCCGGTGGTCGAGGAGCTCAACGGCCTGCTGTTCTACCCGGTGCAGTACGAAGGCGAGGAGTCGTCGGAAAACGTCTTCTACACTGGCGCGGCGCCCAACCAACAGGCGATTCCCGCCGTCAACTACCTGCACGACCAAGTCGGCGTGGAGCGCTGGGTGCTGGCCGGCACCGACTACGTCTACCCGCGCACCACCAACCGTATCCTCGAAGCCTACCTGCAGGAGGAGTTCGGGGTGGCGGAAGCGGACATCATGGTCAGCTACACGCCGTTCGGCCACTCCGACTGGCAGAACATCGTCTCCGATATCCGCCGCTTCGGCAGCGAAGGCAAGAAGACCGCCGTGGTCTCGACCATCAATGGTGACGCCAACGTACCGTTCTACCGCGAGCTGGCCAACCAAGGCATCGATGCCGCCGATATCCCCGTGGTGGCGTTCTCGGTAGGCGAGCAGGAACTCTCGGGTATCGACACCGCGCCGCTGGTTGGTCACTTGGCAGCCTGGAACTACTTCATGAGCGTCGATACCGACACCAACTACGACTTCATCGACGCCTGGATCGAGCATACCGACGACGAGATGTCGGTGACCAACGACCCCATGGAAGCCCACTACATCGGCTTCAACATGTGGGCCGAGGCGGTGCGCAAGGCCGGTACCGTCGAGGTCGACGCAGTGAAGGACGCCATCATCGGCGTCAGCGTGCCCAACCTTTCCGGCGGCTATGCGGCGATGATGCCCAACCACCACATCACCAAGCCGGTGCTGATCGGTGAGATCCAGGACAACGGCCAGTTCGATGTGGTCTGGCAAACGCCCTCCACCGTGGCCGGCGACGCCTGGTCCGACTACCTGCCCGGTTCGCGTGACTTGATCAGCGACTGGCGCGCGCCGATGCGCTGCGGCAATTTCAACGTAGCCAACGGCTCCTGCGGAGGCAGCACAGCGGCCGAAGAAGCCGAAGCAGCCCTCGCCGAGTAA
- a CDS encoding outer membrane protein OmpK, which yields MKHLGKTALLALAAVSISPLASAEKFFSDSSISLLYSDQYEAFGNTQRTDTYVTFENVTGHDWGGTFLFVDRNQGRGNADGDDDLYGEFSPALSLSWLTGQDLGRGFLKDVSLAGTYEFGGGTDATNILTGISFAWDVPGLQYFNSTFYYVNNSEIADDLQLTLTWGAPFELGASRFLFDGYIDYSSAASDHKADFHFNPQLKLDLGHYYGHSGVLYAGIEYSYWDNKYGLDDAVMDTESAVSALVKFHF from the coding sequence ATGAAGCACCTAGGCAAGACAGCACTGCTCGCTCTGGCGGCGGTGAGTATTTCACCACTGGCATCCGCCGAAAAGTTCTTTTCCGACTCTAGCATCTCGTTGCTGTACAGCGATCAGTACGAAGCCTTCGGCAATACGCAGCGGACCGATACCTACGTCACGTTCGAGAACGTCACCGGGCACGACTGGGGCGGAACCTTCCTCTTTGTCGACCGTAACCAGGGACGGGGCAATGCGGATGGCGACGACGATCTCTACGGTGAGTTCTCGCCGGCGCTCAGCCTGAGCTGGCTGACGGGTCAGGATCTCGGCCGTGGCTTTCTCAAGGATGTCTCGCTGGCCGGTACCTACGAGTTCGGCGGCGGCACCGATGCTACCAACATCCTGACCGGTATCAGCTTTGCCTGGGATGTGCCGGGCCTGCAGTATTTCAACAGCACCTTCTATTACGTCAACAATAGCGAGATCGCCGATGATCTCCAGTTGACGCTGACCTGGGGCGCGCCGTTCGAGCTGGGAGCGTCACGCTTTCTGTTCGACGGCTATATCGATTACTCCTCGGCGGCGTCCGACCACAAGGCCGACTTCCACTTCAATCCCCAGCTGAAACTCGACCTGGGCCACTACTATGGTCACTCGGGCGTGCTTTACGCGGGTATCGAATACTCCTACTGGGACAACAAGTACGGCCTCGACGATGCCGTCATGGATACGGAAAGCGCCGTCAGCGCACTGGTCAAGTTCCACTTTTGA
- a CDS encoding ABC transporter permease: MTANEKLRERLAPWIAVIALVIIWEVTVRLFDVPSFIFPSAWDTAQALVTYAGPIGVHSWQTFWTTMAGFALGIVVGLSLGMVVGSSRFLYHACYPLLVGFNAIPKVAFVPILVVWFGIGSVPAILTAFLICFFPIVVNVATGLATLEPELEDVLRVLGARRLDVLFKVGLPRSLPYFFASLKVAITLAFVGTVVSETVASNQGIGYLMMSAGSQMRMGLVFAGLLVISVMAMVMYELFALLEKRMTAWAHRGQNR, encoded by the coding sequence ATGACGGCAAATGAAAAACTCCGTGAGCGGCTGGCGCCGTGGATCGCGGTGATCGCCCTGGTGATCATCTGGGAAGTCACCGTGCGGCTATTCGACGTGCCCAGCTTCATCTTTCCCAGTGCCTGGGATACCGCTCAGGCGCTGGTGACCTACGCCGGGCCGATCGGCGTGCACTCCTGGCAGACCTTCTGGACCACCATGGCGGGCTTTGCCCTGGGTATCGTGGTGGGCTTGAGTCTCGGCATGGTAGTGGGGTCGTCGCGCTTTCTCTATCACGCCTGCTACCCGCTGCTGGTGGGCTTCAACGCCATTCCCAAGGTGGCGTTCGTGCCCATCCTGGTGGTGTGGTTCGGCATCGGGTCGGTGCCGGCGATTCTCACCGCCTTTTTGATCTGCTTCTTTCCCATCGTGGTCAACGTCGCCACCGGCCTCGCCACGCTGGAGCCGGAATTGGAGGACGTGCTGCGCGTTCTCGGCGCAAGGCGTCTGGACGTGCTGTTCAAGGTCGGCTTGCCGCGCTCGCTGCCCTACTTCTTCGCCTCGCTCAAGGTTGCGATCACCCTGGCCTTCGTCGGCACGGTGGTATCGGAAACCGTCGCCTCCAACCAGGGCATCGGCTACCTGATGATGAGCGCGGGCTCGCAGATGCGCATGGGGCTGGTATTCGCCGGACTACTGGTGATCAGCGTCATGGCGATGGTGATGTACGAGCTGTTTGCACTGCTCGAAAAACGCATGACGGCCTGGGCGCATCGCGGCCAGAACCGCTAG
- a CDS encoding ABC transporter ATP-binding protein encodes MGEAFVSFDDVSLAYDATGNAIEDINLDIHEGEFVAFVGPSGCGKSTFMKLCTGLHAPTGGSIRVDGEPVSGPLKISGMAFQNANLLPWRTTLDNVLLPLEIVQPYRKQFRQRREEFVGWARDLLRTVGLQDYEDQYPWQLSGGMQQRASICRALIHRPRLLMLDEPFGALDAFTREELWCVLRDLWEAQRFTVVLVTHDLREAAFLADTVYVMSRRPGRVIEQRTIDLPRPRALETTYGKPFIDLVQELRGQIGEIRNT; translated from the coding sequence ATGGGAGAAGCGTTCGTCAGCTTCGATGATGTCAGCCTGGCCTACGACGCCACGGGTAACGCCATCGAAGACATCAATCTGGATATTCACGAAGGCGAGTTCGTCGCCTTCGTGGGGCCCTCGGGCTGCGGTAAATCGACCTTCATGAAGCTTTGTACCGGCTTGCATGCCCCTACCGGCGGCAGCATCAGAGTGGATGGCGAGCCGGTCAGCGGCCCGTTGAAAATTTCCGGCATGGCGTTCCAGAACGCCAATCTGCTGCCCTGGCGCACCACGCTGGACAACGTACTGCTGCCTCTGGAAATCGTCCAGCCCTACCGCAAGCAGTTTCGCCAGCGCCGCGAGGAGTTCGTGGGCTGGGCGCGGGACCTGCTGCGTACGGTGGGGCTGCAGGATTACGAAGACCAGTATCCCTGGCAGCTTTCCGGGGGGATGCAGCAGCGCGCCTCGATCTGCCGGGCGCTGATCCATCGTCCCCGTCTGCTGATGCTGGATGAGCCCTTCGGCGCCCTCGATGCCTTTACCCGTGAGGAGCTGTGGTGCGTATTGCGCGACTTGTGGGAGGCACAGCGCTTTACCGTGGTGCTGGTAACCCACGACCTGCGTGAAGCGGCGTTCCTGGCCGACACCGTTTACGTCATGAGCCGTCGTCCCGGGCGGGTCATTGAACAGCGCACCATCGACTTGCCTCGTCCTCGCGCCCTGGAAACCACCTATGGCAAACCGTTCATCGACCTGGTGCAGGAACTGCGCGGGCAGATCGGCGAGATCCGCAATACCTGA
- a CDS encoding ABC transporter substrate-binding protein, with amino-acid sequence MPRRESRWPGIQGVYVVYDGTPAAVFARKDSDIETPADLVGKTIAAPTFDTGYRAWGIFADANDIEADSVEWQNVDPTLRETLLTRGDVDAITGFYFTSLLNLEERGVSEDDLTIMSFADYGVPLYGNAIIAGEEFAEENPEAVQGFLRAFNRALEETLEDPEAAIEYVRARDGLIDVEMETRRLKLAIDSVIDTPDARANGVGGVDDERLIQAIRLVADAYDLPGVPSPGQVFDSRYLPPLEDRMILPQEAE; translated from the coding sequence ATTCCTCGCCGAGAATCCCGATGGCCCGGTATTCAGGGGGTATATGTCGTATACGACGGCACCCCGGCAGCGGTTTTCGCCCGCAAGGATAGCGATATCGAGACCCCGGCGGACCTGGTCGGGAAAACGATTGCCGCCCCCACCTTCGATACCGGTTATCGCGCCTGGGGCATCTTTGCCGATGCCAACGATATCGAGGCGGACTCTGTCGAGTGGCAGAACGTCGATCCCACCCTGCGTGAAACCCTGCTGACCCGTGGCGACGTCGATGCCATTACCGGCTTTTACTTCACCAGCCTGCTCAATCTAGAAGAGCGTGGCGTCAGCGAAGACGATCTAACCATCATGTCGTTTGCCGATTACGGGGTACCGCTTTACGGCAACGCCATCATCGCCGGGGAGGAGTTCGCCGAGGAGAATCCCGAAGCCGTACAAGGCTTCTTGCGCGCCTTCAACCGCGCTCTGGAAGAGACCTTGGAAGACCCCGAAGCCGCCATCGAGTATGTGCGTGCCCGGGATGGCTTGATCGATGTGGAGATGGAAACCCGGCGGCTGAAACTGGCCATCGATAGCGTGATCGATACCCCGGATGCGCGGGCCAATGGCGTGGGCGGTGTCGATGACGAGCGCCTGATCCAAGCCATTCGCCTTGTCGCCGATGCCTACGATCTACCCGGCGTGCCCTCGCCGGGCCAGGTATTCGATTCTCGCTACCTCCCGCCGCTGGAAGACCGCATGATCCTTCCCCAGGAGGCGGAGTGA
- the folK gene encoding 2-amino-4-hydroxy-6-hydroxymethyldihydropteridine diphosphokinase — protein MPDTSPPTSARHECLISVGSNIEPQRHVTQATRILSEECELICASRLIRTTPVGLQEQPDFINAAFLVRTTLDHAAFRCYLKEVEDRLGRVRGPIKSGPRTMDLDIIAWDGNVVDDGYYRHAYVREPVDEVLLASGRSLVTGTGADTIISQAGKCS, from the coding sequence ATGCCCGACACTTCGCCCCCCACTTCTGCCCGACACGAGTGCTTGATCTCCGTCGGTTCCAATATCGAGCCACAGCGGCACGTCACCCAGGCGACGCGGATACTCAGCGAGGAATGCGAGCTGATCTGTGCCTCCCGGCTCATCCGTACCACGCCGGTAGGATTGCAGGAGCAGCCTGACTTCATCAACGCCGCCTTTCTGGTCAGAACGACCCTCGATCACGCGGCGTTTCGTTGTTACCTCAAGGAGGTCGAGGATCGACTGGGGCGTGTTCGCGGGCCGATAAAATCCGGGCCGCGAACGATGGATCTGGATATCATCGCCTGGGACGGAAACGTAGTGGATGATGGCTACTACCGGCACGCCTATGTTCGCGAGCCGGTGGACGAAGTCCTCCTGGCGAGCGGACGCAGCCTGGTAACGGGAACCGGGGCTGACACGATCATTTCCCAAGCCGGCAAGTGTTCCTGA
- a CDS encoding SDR family oxidoreductase: MSTQVALVTGGATRLGRQFAEALAEAGYDIALHVNSSQKEAEEVAEVIRGQGRECEIFCCDFLQEDVGELIARVVQRFPRLSVLVNSASAYQPAPLAETDMAMLETQFRVNLFTPLLLIRHFAAAVEEGRVVNIIDNKVAYHQYPYAAYLLSKKSLADLTRMAALEFAPRIRINGIAPGVVLPASQRTSDYIQWRIEGIPLARQGDPAQLIQALHYLLDNPFVAGQILFVDGGESINLEGRHSENYSQDLPRDNG, from the coding sequence ATGAGTACTCAAGTTGCATTGGTGACCGGCGGCGCGACACGCCTGGGTCGACAGTTCGCCGAAGCCTTGGCCGAGGCGGGGTATGATATCGCCCTTCACGTCAACAGCTCGCAGAAGGAGGCGGAAGAGGTAGCCGAGGTTATCCGTGGCCAGGGCCGCGAGTGCGAGATTTTCTGCTGTGATTTCCTGCAGGAGGATGTCGGTGAGTTGATCGCGCGAGTCGTGCAGCGCTTTCCCCGACTGAGTGTGCTGGTCAACAGCGCCTCGGCCTATCAACCGGCTCCGCTGGCCGAGACCGACATGGCGATGCTCGAAACCCAGTTTCGGGTCAACCTGTTCACTCCCCTACTGTTGATCCGCCATTTTGCCGCAGCGGTGGAAGAAGGCCGAGTGGTCAATATCATCGACAACAAGGTGGCCTATCATCAGTATCCCTATGCCGCCTACCTGCTATCCAAGAAGTCCCTGGCGGACCTGACCCGGATGGCAGCGCTGGAGTTCGCCCCGCGTATCCGCATCAACGGCATTGCTCCCGGTGTGGTGCTGCCCGCCTCCCAGCGTACCAGCGACTATATCCAGTGGCGCATCGAGGGCATCCCGCTGGCACGCCAGGGCGACCCGGCGCAATTGATCCAGGCGCTGCACTACTTGCTCGACAACCCCTTCGTGGCGGGCCAGATACTATTCGTGGATGGCGGCGAATCGATCAATCTTGAAGGACGCCACTCGGAGAATTATTCACAGGACTTGCCGCGCGATAACGGCTAG
- a CDS encoding methyl-accepting chemotaxis protein, translated as MPTSSMNPAPRRLLILDGAVALAALMVLVALAYTVSPAMSRLLGLPEMAWTIVWALLLGGAVSAMTWGAEDEGTDHHGHDDLARGNPDACTRAKLVKHDRLIVQHLEEAGMQSREARQALLDDLARATALVEQIEAHLAPGDSTPVLGSPVADFGVITELRRVIHTLPEKIDAQREDFRRLGERIGELNKRVEAIDSISRQTSLLSFNAAIEAARAGEAGRGFAVVATEVRNLAANAASAAASIAEGIEEVQMSVKGSFDSDKEASLQHDIQALQALVEQLGHAGARDSMAGEEATWPHDALVQCQRDLGEVLRQVESRIQEELDEPLHRISRRLEASCDKRERTLETVPEAPGASRYRAASPVNNSPSGVLQD; from the coding sequence ATGCCGACCTCGTCCATGAATCCTGCACCCCGCCGCCTGTTGATACTCGATGGCGCCGTCGCCCTGGCCGCGCTGATGGTGCTGGTGGCCCTGGCCTATACCGTCTCTCCGGCCATGAGCCGACTGCTGGGGCTACCGGAGATGGCCTGGACGATCGTCTGGGCCCTGCTGCTGGGAGGCGCGGTAAGCGCGATGACCTGGGGAGCGGAGGACGAAGGGACCGACCACCATGGGCATGACGACCTCGCTCGCGGCAATCCCGATGCATGTACGCGGGCCAAGCTGGTGAAACACGACCGGCTGATAGTTCAGCATCTGGAGGAGGCAGGAATGCAGAGCCGGGAGGCCCGTCAGGCACTACTTGACGATCTGGCGAGGGCTACGGCCCTGGTCGAACAGATCGAGGCCCATCTCGCCCCTGGCGATTCAACGCCTGTGCTGGGTAGCCCTGTAGCCGATTTTGGCGTCATCACCGAGCTGAGACGTGTTATCCACACCCTGCCGGAGAAAATCGATGCACAGCGCGAGGATTTTCGCCGCCTGGGCGAGCGTATCGGGGAGCTCAACAAGCGCGTCGAGGCCATCGATTCGATCAGCCGTCAGACCAGCCTGCTGTCGTTCAACGCCGCGATTGAAGCGGCGCGTGCCGGCGAGGCTGGCCGCGGCTTTGCGGTAGTGGCGACGGAAGTGCGTAACCTGGCGGCCAATGCAGCCTCCGCGGCGGCGTCGATTGCCGAGGGCATCGAGGAAGTGCAGATGTCGGTCAAGGGCTCGTTCGACTCAGACAAGGAAGCAAGTCTCCAGCACGATATCCAGGCCCTACAGGCGCTGGTCGAGCAACTGGGACACGCCGGTGCCAGGGATAGCATGGCCGGCGAAGAAGCCACCTGGCCGCACGACGCGCTCGTCCAGTGCCAGCGAGACCTGGGCGAAGTACTGCGTCAGGTCGAATCCCGCATTCAAGAGGAGCTCGACGAGCCTCTTCACCGCATCAGCCGGCGCCTGGAGGCGAGCTGCGACAAGCGCGAACGGACCTTGGAAACGGTGCCGGAAGCGCCCGGCGCTAGCCGTTATCGCGCGGCAAGTCCTGTGAATAATTCTCCGAGTGGCGTCCTTCAAGATTGA
- a CDS encoding IS5 family transposase → MKQISFAQAEHQNKKKVTRRERFLAQMEALVPWQRLIDALSPSYFPNAAGKRGRPPIGLERMLRIYFLQQWYALADEALEDAIYDSQAMRDFIGIDLAIESVPDATTLLRFRHLLEKHALTQRIFEEINAHLTEKGLFMREGTIVDATIVAAAPSTKNKAKQRDPEMKQTRKGKQYYFGMKAHIGVDAVTGLAHSVTATSANVADVTMVNQLVRDDDKQVYGDAGYTGMWKYLDEEKDAPASRCCVAAKRSPIKKMEDSPMKTLLLAIEKAKASIRSKVEHPFHVIKNLFGYRKVRYKGLAKNQAQLFSLFGLANLVLATRCEGRVDGASAP, encoded by the coding sequence ATGAAGCAGATCTCGTTTGCCCAAGCCGAGCACCAGAACAAGAAAAAAGTCACCCGCCGCGAGCGGTTCCTGGCCCAGATGGAGGCGCTAGTGCCTTGGCAACGGCTGATCGATGCACTGTCGCCGTCCTACTTTCCCAACGCGGCAGGCAAGCGCGGCCGGCCCCCCATCGGCCTGGAGCGCATGCTGCGGATCTACTTCCTGCAGCAGTGGTACGCGCTTGCCGATGAGGCGCTCGAAGATGCCATCTACGATAGCCAGGCCATGCGTGACTTCATTGGTATCGACCTGGCCATCGAGAGTGTGCCGGACGCGACCACGCTGCTGCGTTTCCGCCACTTGTTGGAGAAGCATGCGCTGACCCAGCGGATCTTCGAGGAAATCAATGCCCATCTGACCGAGAAGGGCCTGTTCATGCGCGAGGGCACCATTGTCGATGCCACCATCGTGGCGGCGGCGCCTTCCACCAAGAACAAGGCCAAGCAACGCGATCCGGAGATGAAGCAGACCAGGAAGGGCAAGCAGTATTACTTTGGCATGAAGGCTCATATCGGCGTTGATGCCGTCACCGGGCTGGCTCACAGTGTCACTGCCACCTCGGCCAATGTCGCCGATGTCACCATGGTGAACCAGCTGGTCCGAGACGATGACAAGCAGGTATACGGCGACGCGGGTTACACCGGCATGTGGAAGTATCTGGACGAAGAGAAGGATGCCCCGGCCTCCCGCTGCTGTGTTGCCGCCAAGCGCAGCCCCATCAAGAAGATGGAAGACAGCCCCATGAAAACGCTGCTGCTGGCAATCGAGAAGGCCAAGGCCAGCATCCGCTCCAAGGTCGAGCATCCGTTTCATGTCATCAAGAACCTCTTCGGCTACCGCAAGGTGCGCTACAAGGGGTTGGCCAAGAACCAAGCGCAGCTATTCAGCCTGTTCGGACTGGCCAATTTGGTACTGGCGACACGATGCGAAGGCCGAGTTGACGGGGCCAGTGCGCCTTGA
- the ybiO gene encoding mechanosensitive channel protein translates to MTPQRLLPWLGVWLLTAWAMLAAPALAQTTLVANPDSDTGQETTPADEPPAYSTLADLLENEQARAQMIAQLRELAAQETGEASPELDPQQAAQGSDMEAEDVSLPRQLAEATSGVVSDVGGQLEQVVSLVGAMFTSQGGSTFDMDAFTTAAINLGLVILATVIMFMVLRRLARPGFAKLSSWSLNGAGMTPVLRLVLCVILSAVLDVLLVGLAYVGGNLIATFAVGEAGELSTRASLFLNAFFIIELIKAGVRMLFSSRYEGLRLLPISTLEAAYWNRWLARLISMVGYGLMVVVPLVNFYMAASLGQALGTLIMLFAFIYAVVVVLKNRVRLRNNLHRMGANSSFTATRVSLQLFARTWHLFALLYFLMVLVLTLTRPADALPFVLFATLKTLAAIVVGLLVSSFLTQTIGRRIRLSDDLRRRLPLLEPRLNSYVPNALRVLRTLILIVVVMMVLDAWGAFDLAGWYASERGANIVGKLLGVAIILIVALAVWLGLASLIEHKLNPETGHGEPSARAKTLLSLFRNALAIAMVTITSMIVLAEIGINIGPLIAGAGVLGLAIGFGAQKLVQDVITGIFIQIENAMNTGDVVSVGGVTGTAERLSIRSVGIRDLSGTYHIVPFSSVDTVSNFMREFGYHVGEYGIAYRESIDEAIVALRDAFDELTADEEHKMSILAPLEVAGVIALADSSVNIRVRIKTTPGTQWGVGRAYNRLVKLHFDAAGIEIPFPHTTLYFGQDKTGSAPPGNLRVMQQSFTIDGSPAGQPKAGESAVDDRFDPRARPNPKFKGDFDDEEDVT, encoded by the coding sequence GTGACGCCACAACGATTACTCCCCTGGCTAGGCGTCTGGCTGCTGACCGCATGGGCCATGCTGGCGGCGCCCGCTCTGGCACAAACGACCCTGGTAGCGAATCCGGATAGCGACACGGGGCAAGAAACGACACCTGCCGATGAGCCTCCCGCCTATTCCACCCTCGCGGACCTGCTGGAAAACGAGCAGGCCCGGGCGCAGATGATTGCCCAGCTACGCGAGCTGGCGGCTCAGGAGACAGGCGAAGCCTCTCCCGAGCTCGATCCGCAGCAGGCCGCCCAAGGCAGCGACATGGAGGCCGAGGATGTCTCGCTGCCGCGGCAACTGGCGGAAGCCACCAGCGGTGTGGTCAGCGATGTCGGCGGCCAGCTGGAGCAAGTGGTCTCCCTGGTGGGAGCCATGTTCACCAGCCAGGGCGGCAGTACCTTCGATATGGACGCATTCACCACGGCGGCGATCAACCTGGGGCTGGTGATTCTCGCCACGGTGATCATGTTCATGGTGCTGCGTCGCCTGGCCAGGCCAGGGTTCGCCAAGCTCAGTAGCTGGTCGCTGAACGGTGCGGGGATGACGCCGGTGCTGCGCCTGGTACTTTGCGTGATCCTGTCGGCAGTGCTCGATGTACTGCTGGTCGGCCTGGCGTATGTGGGCGGCAACCTGATCGCGACCTTCGCCGTAGGCGAAGCCGGGGAACTCTCCACGCGGGCGTCGCTGTTTCTCAACGCTTTCTTCATAATCGAGTTGATCAAAGCGGGGGTACGGATGCTGTTCTCCTCGCGTTATGAAGGGTTGCGCCTGCTGCCCATTTCCACCCTCGAAGCTGCCTACTGGAACCGCTGGCTGGCACGACTGATCAGTATGGTTGGTTACGGGCTGATGGTGGTGGTGCCCCTGGTCAATTTCTATATGGCGGCTTCGCTGGGGCAGGCGCTGGGCACCTTGATCATGCTGTTTGCCTTCATTTACGCCGTGGTCGTGGTATTGAAGAACCGCGTGCGCCTGCGTAACAACCTGCACCGGATGGGAGCGAATTCAAGCTTTACCGCCACACGTGTATCGCTGCAGCTGTTCGCCCGCACCTGGCATCTGTTCGCCTTGCTGTATTTCCTGATGGTGCTGGTCCTGACCCTGACCCGTCCCGCCGATGCCTTGCCTTTCGTCCTGTTCGCCACCCTGAAGACCCTGGCGGCGATCGTGGTGGGGCTGTTGGTCTCCTCCTTCCTGACCCAGACCATCGGCCGGCGGATCCGGCTCTCCGACGACTTGCGCCGCCGGCTGCCGCTGCTCGAACCGCGGCTGAACAGCTACGTGCCCAATGCCTTACGCGTGTTGCGTACGCTGATTCTTATCGTCGTGGTCATGATGGTGCTGGATGCCTGGGGCGCATTCGACCTGGCCGGGTGGTACGCCTCGGAGCGTGGCGCCAATATAGTCGGCAAATTGCTCGGCGTGGCGATTATCCTGATCGTCGCCCTGGCGGTATGGCTGGGGCTGGCCAGTTTGATCGAGCACAAGCTCAATCCGGAAACCGGCCACGGCGAGCCTTCCGCGCGGGCCAAGACGTTGCTGTCGCTATTTCGCAACGCCTTGGCGATCGCCATGGTCACCATTACCTCGATGATCGTACTGGCGGAGATCGGCATCAATATCGGGCCGCTGATCGCGGGTGCCGGGGTGCTGGGCCTGGCGATCGGTTTCGGGGCGCAAAAGCTGGTCCAGGACGTGATTACCGGTATCTTCATCCAGATCGAGAATGCCATGAATACCGGCGATGTGGTCTCCGTGGGCGGCGTCACCGGTACCGCCGAGCGCTTGAGCATCCGTTCGGTGGGCATTCGCGATCTCAGCGGCACCTATCATATCGTGCCGTTTTCCAGCGTGGACACCGTTTCCAACTTCATGCGCGAGTTCGGTTACCACGTCGGCGAATACGGTATCGCCTATCGCGAGAGCATCGACGAAGCCATCGTGGCCCTACGTGACGCCTTCGATGAGCTGACGGCCGACGAAGAGCACAAGATGAGTATCCTGGCGCCACTCGAAGTGGCGGGGGTGATTGCCCTGGCGGATAGCTCGGTCAATATCCGGGTGCGCATCAAGACCACACCGGGCACTCAGTGGGGCGTGGGACGCGCCTACAATCGCCTGGTCAAGTTGCACTTCGACGCTGCCGGTATCGAGATTCCGTTCCCGCATACCACGCTCTACTTCGGGCAGGATAAGACGGGCTCCGCGCCGCCCGGCAACCTGCGTGTCATGCAGCAGAGCTTCACTATTGACGGCAGCCCGGCAGGACAGCCTAAAGCGGGCGAAAGTGCAGTGGATGACCGCTTCGATCCAAGGGCCCGGCCCAACCCCAAGTTCAAGGGCGACTTCGACGACGAAGAGGATGTCACCTGA
- a CDS encoding YqaA family protein translates to MLSLFLVALASATLLPGGSEVWLARQWCLGQPVGMLWLVATAGNSLGSMINVGLGRYARRFQHRRWFPASSQGLARAERWYRRFGEYSLLLAWAPVIGDPLTVLAGVFRLPWWRALLWVVVAKGGRYAMVLYLAHQWLAPLCA, encoded by the coding sequence GTGCTGAGCCTGTTTCTGGTGGCGCTGGCCAGCGCCACGCTGTTGCCCGGCGGGTCGGAGGTGTGGCTGGCACGGCAGTGGTGCCTGGGCCAACCGGTCGGCATGCTGTGGCTGGTGGCCACCGCCGGCAATTCCCTGGGCAGCATGATCAACGTGGGGCTGGGGCGTTACGCGCGGCGCTTCCAGCATCGGCGCTGGTTTCCGGCGTCTTCGCAGGGTCTGGCTCGCGCCGAGCGCTGGTATCGACGTTTCGGCGAATATAGCCTGTTGCTTGCCTGGGCGCCGGTCATCGGCGACCCGTTGACCGTTCTTGCCGGGGTGTTTCGCCTGCCCTGGTGGCGGGCGCTGCTCTGGGTAGTCGTCGCCAAGGGAGGACGTTACGCTATGGTGTTGTACCTGGCGCATCAGTGGCTGGCCCCTTTATGTGCGTGA